GCATCCCCTATCTCGCTCCCGAGATCCAATTGCTTTACAAAGCCAAGGGACTGCGCCAAAAGGATGAAGCGGACTTCCGGCAAACCCTGTCCGTGTTACATCGAGAACGGCGCACCTGGCTCAGCGAGGCGCTGCTCCAGGCGCATCCCCAGCATCCCTGGTTGGATCTCCTGACGGATGGCTGAGAGCGCAGATGCGCCGCCTTCCAGGTGGCTAGAAACTGGCCTGCTGGTACGTTAGCCTGGAGGGCGAACGCTCGCGCTGGCGCAGCGTTGGCCGCCAGGATGGCGGCGCTACAAGTGGCGCCCCCGATAGGTGGCGTAACTGGCTATGAGCGCCGTGAAATTGCAACAAGGGTGCGTGTATAATGTAGTCAGGGGTTTTCTCCCGTTGATCTTCTTCGCTCGTTTGCCTGGCGGCCAGGAGGATACACGCATGGAGTCTGGAAAACACTTTGATTTGCCAGTCGAGAACGTGGCAGCGTCGGTTGAGATGGTGGAGGGGGCGCTGGAAGCGCCTGCCGAGCTAGAAGAAGGCGAAAAGACAGCGCCACCGGTTTCGCCGTTCCAGGCGTCGCTGCGTCGCTTCCGGCGCGACAAGCCCGCGATGGTTTCGCTCTATATCCTGCTGGCGATTTTATTCATCAGTATCGTCTTACCGCCGATCTATCAGCACATCGGGCAGCCGCTGCGCGAGGAGGTGGTGCCGGGCTATGTGCTCATGCACCCTTCTACGCAGTATCACAGCGCGGAATATTTAGACGCCAATCGGCTCAAGCAATACCCCAGCGCGCAGCACTGGCTGGGGACTGATGATAACGGGCAGGATATTCTGGCGCGCTTGCTGAGGGGCTGGCAGGTGTCCTTGCTCGTCGTTATTGCGATTGAGATTCAGGATGTGCTGTTTGGCGTGTTCTTTGGCGTGCTGGCCGGATATTTTGGCGGCATCATTGATACTGTGCTGGCGCGTTTTACCGATTTGATGTTTGCCTTTCCGGGGCTGCTTCTTGCTATTCTGGTCGTGGCGATCTTCGGGCCGCAGTTCGATAGTATGGTTCTTTTTGGCTTTGATTTTGGCCCCTATGGGCGCGTGTTCCTGGCCTGTCTGGTCCTGGGGTTCCTCATCTGGCCGCAGATGGCCCGCTTTGTTCGCGGCAGGACGTTGCAGCTCAAAGAGCAAGAGTTCATCGAAGCGGCGCGCGCCAGTGGAGCGAGCAGCCTGAAGATTATCATGCGCCATATTCTGCCGAATCTGGGCAGCTTGATTATCGTGGCTACCAGCCTGAATCTGGCGGGGAACCTGGGTGCCGACGGCGCGCTGAGCTTCCTGGGCCTGGGCGTGCAGCCGCCGGGGTCGGGCCTGGGCTTGATGATTGCGCAGTATGCGCCCTATCTCCAGGCGTTTGGCTATGAAATAATCTGGCCGATGCTTGCCATCGTGGTCCTGGTGCTGGCCTGCTGCTTCATCGGCGGCGGTCTGGAGTCGGCTTTTGATCCGCGTGATGTTGACGCCAAGCTTTAGGCTTCTGCTTTCAGCGCCAGCTAGGGGCGGAGCGCGGCCAGTGTCTGAAACTCGCTTTCGCTGAGTTGGATTTCGGCGGCAGCCACCAGTTCTTGCAGGTGGCTCACTTTGGACGTGCCAGGGATGGGCAGCATAGCGCCCGAACGCTTGAGGAGCCAGGCAAGCGCAATCTGGCTGGTGGCCGCGTGGCGCGCTCTGGCGATCTGGTCCAGCGCCCCGCCAGGATGGGCCAGTTGCCCGGCTGCCAGGGGGAACCAGGGGATGAACGCCAATCCGGCCCGCTCGCACACCTCCACGACCTCTTCGGAGGTGCGATCAAGCAGATTGTACTGGTTCTGGATGGCGGCAATCGGGGCTATCTGTCGGGCGCGCGTGAACTGACTTTTGCTCACGTTGGACAGCCCGATGTGATGGATTTTCCCGGCCTCGCGCAAACGCTCCAGTTCTCCCACCGATAGTTCAAGCGGAACTTTTGGGTCTGGCGTGTGCAGGAAATAGACCTCGATGCGCTTCAGACGCAGGCGCTTCAGGCTCCCTTCGATTGCCTCGCGTAGATGTTCGGGTCTGCCATCGGGTACCCATTGCCCCGGCCCTGGGCGCTGAAAGCCCCCCTTTGTGGCAATCACCAATTCGGCAGGATAGGGATAGAGCGCCTCGGCAATCAACTCTTCGCTTATCCCAGGGCCATAGGAGTCTGCTGTATCTATAAAGTTGACGCCTGATTCGACAGCCCGGCGCAGCACTGCCAGCGCCTCTTGTTTGTCTGCTGGCGGCCCCCATATGCCTTTTCCGGTAAGGCGCATCGTGCCAAAACCCAGGCGATTCACCTTGAGATCGCCACCGAGCGTGAACGAGCCGCTGGCGGCCACTGGAGAGGTCTGCTGCATCATCGGATTTCCTCCTTATAATGCCAGGTGCTAATACCATGTGCCTGTCTCGGAACGCTCTTTGCGAATGAATGTGCCTGCATAATAGGTGCCAGAGACACGGACCGTTCCACCAATTATCGGGGGTCACTGGGAGCGCCGCCTCCCTTCGGGAAGGGCTTCGCCAGAGCCGCTTGACCGCCCCTTTGGGGAGCGGCCCTTGCGGGAACCGGGCCTGCGGCCTGGGCTGCTTGCCTCCCCCTGTGGGGAGCGGCCCTTGCGGGAACCGGGTTCCCGCATTCTCCCTCGCTGCGCTCGGTCGCGGGCCGCTGCTGTTGCCCCGTCCTCTCGCTCCCGTTGGTCGCTCGCGCGTCCTTTCCAGGCGGCCAACGATTCGCCCTGGCGAGCGTTCGCCCTCCAGGCCAACCTACCAGCAGGCCAACGTTGAGCCGCCAAGATGGCGGCGCTACCAGTACCATGCCTCGCTTGCCAACACCTCATTTTTGCTAGAACCGACACGAACAAGCGGAT
The DNA window shown above is from Ktedonobacterales bacterium and carries:
- a CDS encoding aminoglycoside adenylyltransferase, with protein sequence IPYLAPEIQLLYKAKGLRQKDEADFRQTLSVLHRERRTWLSEALLQAHPQHPWLDLLTDG
- a CDS encoding ABC transporter permease; translation: MESGKHFDLPVENVAASVEMVEGALEAPAELEEGEKTAPPVSPFQASLRRFRRDKPAMVSLYILLAILFISIVLPPIYQHIGQPLREEVVPGYVLMHPSTQYHSAEYLDANRLKQYPSAQHWLGTDDNGQDILARLLRGWQVSLLVVIAIEIQDVLFGVFFGVLAGYFGGIIDTVLARFTDLMFAFPGLLLAILVVAIFGPQFDSMVLFGFDFGPYGRVFLACLVLGFLIWPQMARFVRGRTLQLKEQEFIEAARASGASSLKIIMRHILPNLGSLIIVATSLNLAGNLGADGALSFLGLGVQPPGSGLGLMIAQYAPYLQAFGYEIIWPMLAIVVLVLACCFIGGGLESAFDPRDVDAKL
- a CDS encoding aldo/keto reductase, whose protein sequence is MMQQTSPVAASGSFTLGGDLKVNRLGFGTMRLTGKGIWGPPADKQEALAVLRRAVESGVNFIDTADSYGPGISEELIAEALYPYPAELVIATKGGFQRPGPGQWVPDGRPEHLREAIEGSLKRLRLKRIEVYFLHTPDPKVPLELSVGELERLREAGKIHHIGLSNVSKSQFTRARQIAPIAAIQNQYNLLDRTSEEVVEVCERAGLAFIPWFPLAAGQLAHPGGALDQIARARHAATSQIALAWLLKRSGAMLPIPGTSKVSHLQELVAAAEIQLSESEFQTLAALRP